A genome region from Nocardia sp. NBC_01730 includes the following:
- a CDS encoding SanA/YdcF family protein: protein MAGGGAHPRWVLVGGAVVPALLVIGSNLRLWRLSSGHRFAAPEAPSAPVVIVPGAKIAPDGSPMAYLRGRLDAAIELVRAGRAGEILVSGAAAGASGDEIASMTTYLVQRGVDPALIRADGAGLSTWATCLRAKQLFGIDRAIIVTQRRHLPRAVALCRAAGIDADGVVAPCEARRVTKFRNTIREWFAAPKAVLRN, encoded by the coding sequence ATGGCCGGTGGGGGAGCGCACCCACGGTGGGTGCTCGTCGGCGGCGCTGTGGTACCGGCCCTTCTGGTCATCGGGTCGAACCTGCGGTTGTGGCGGCTGTCGTCCGGGCACCGATTCGCCGCCCCGGAGGCGCCGAGCGCTCCCGTGGTGATCGTGCCCGGAGCGAAGATCGCCCCGGATGGTTCGCCGATGGCGTATCTGCGTGGGCGGCTGGACGCCGCGATCGAGCTGGTGCGCGCGGGCCGGGCCGGGGAGATCCTGGTGTCCGGAGCGGCGGCCGGCGCCTCGGGCGATGAAATCGCCTCGATGACAACCTATCTCGTGCAACGCGGCGTCGACCCGGCGCTCATCCGCGCTGATGGCGCAGGACTGTCGACGTGGGCGACATGCCTGCGAGCGAAACAACTGTTCGGCATCGATCGCGCGATCATTGTCACCCAGCGGCGGCATCTCCCGCGCGCGGTGGCACTGTGTCGGGCCGCGGGCATCGACGCCGACGGAGTGGTGGCCCCCTGCGAAGCGCGTAGGGTGACAAAGTTCCGCAACACTATTCGTGAGTGGTTTGCCGCGCCGAAAGCCGTTTTGCGTAACTGA
- a CDS encoding CsbD family protein, translating into MGTVDKAKNKAQNLAGKAKEKVGETTDDREKQNEGRADQAKSDIKDAGEKVKDAFHR; encoded by the coding sequence ATGGGCACAGTCGACAAGGCGAAGAACAAGGCCCAGAATCTCGCGGGCAAGGCCAAGGAAAAGGTCGGCGAGACGACAGACGACCGGGAAAAGCAGAACGAGGGCCGCGCCGATCAGGCGAAATCCGACATCAAGGACGCGGGCGAGAAGGTGAAGGACGCCTTCCACCGCTGA